Genomic segment of Amphibacillus xylanus NBRC 15112:
TTGTGTATAAATCTATCGTTCTAGCAAGTAGCGTACCTGTACTTGAAAATAATAAATAGATCGTCTTCGTTTTCATTTTTGCCTCCCCCCTTACTAACTTATTAGACTATTACGATTACAAAAAAGTTACATTAATTTATAATTATTATACTGAATTTTTCAACAATTTAATAGTTCATTTATATATTTCTCTAGATAATCAGTTATAATCATTGATTTTATGATAAAATTAAGGTAAGTCTATAAAAAAAGTAAGCTCTCAAATTATGTTAGCTAAAAGGAGTTGTAATCGATGTTAAAGGATTTTAAAGCATTCATTGCAAGAGGTAATGTATTAGATTTAGCAGTTGGAATTATTATTGGAGCTGCTTTTAGTAGTATTGTATCATCTTTAGTAGACAACGTGATTATGCCATTAATTGGTTTATTGATGGGTGGCATTGATTTTTCTTCTTTATCTATTATAGTTGGTGATGCTGTAATT
This window contains:
- the mscL gene encoding large-conductance mechanosensitive channel protein MscL, translated to MLKDFKAFIARGNVLDLAVGIIIGAAFSSIVSSLVDNVIMPLIGLLMGGIDFSSLSIIVGDAVIEYGIFIQRVVDFLIIAFSIFLFIRVINSFKKKQAETEEEVVEEIDEQTKLLTEIRDLLKEM